The following coding sequences lie in one Cydia fagiglandana chromosome 27, ilCydFagi1.1, whole genome shotgun sequence genomic window:
- the LOC134677900 gene encoding NADH dehydrogenase [ubiquinone] 1 alpha subcomplex assembly factor 3, with product MFPSIATRVRTASKRTTPLLSFVRTHKAAYEGEGKTTVRVLNQEQDLGLMIDAYATYGFRLNNGITVLGPLAIFPRTILSWQVPHSDAITPESLRLFKMLEPKMDLIVIGMESKERSTITKVFMAAKQAGLTAEILPVEHACATFNFLNAEGRTVAAALIPPLNVEPNENDMLQSQLHYQNLYMQDLSG from the exons ATGTTTCCGAGCATAGCTACCCGCGTTAGAACAGCATCTAAGCGAACTACGCCGTTGTTGAG TTTTGTTCGGACTCACAAAGCAGCGTATGAAGGGGAGGGCAAAACCACAGTGCGTGTGCTGAACCAGGAACAAGATCTGGGGCTGATGATCGACGCTTATGCCACG TACGGGTTCCGGTTAAACAATGGTATCACAGTCCTGGGTCCGCTGGCCATCTTCCCCCGCACCATCCTGTCGTGGCAGGTGCCGCACTCCGACGCCATCACACCGGAGTCTCTGAGGCTGTTCAAAATGCTAGAACCTAAAATGGACCTTATT GTGATCGGTATGGAGAGTAAAGAGCGCAGCACGATAACGAAGGTGTTCATGGCGGCGAAACAGGCGGGACTGACCGCGGAGATACTCCCCGTGGAGCATGCGTGCGCCACCTTCAACTTCCTCAACGCGGAGGGGCG AACTGTGGCGGCGGCGCTGATCCCGCCCCTGAACGTGGAACCAAACGAGAACGACATGCTGCAgtcgcagctgcactaccagaACCTCTACATGCAGGACCTCTCCGGCTGA